From a region of the bacterium HR17 genome:
- the mqnE gene encoding Aminodeoxyfutalosine synthase → MHDLLARSELADIAEKVFAGERLSVDDGVRLYQTRDILALGYLADYVRRQRHGDKAYYVVNVHLNYSNVCFAGCPFCAFGKFIDDPDAFEFTVDEYVERLGQMLWDRVTEVHIVGGLHPELPFDYYVTLVRRIKEAFPHLHIKAFTAVEIQFFSEISGLSVREVLERLIEAGLDSLPGGGAEVLSDRLHRVLFPRKASPQQWLHVHRVAHTLGLKSNATLLYGHIETPEEKARHFELLRQLQDETGGFLCFIPLAYHPANTQLGGKPTTGVQDLKEVAIARLMLDNFPHIKAYWISLDPKLAQVALSFGADDFDGTVVNEKIFHMAGAQSPSELTETELRRLIVEAGFVPVRRNSLYEPIEGDIALVG, encoded by the coding sequence TTGCACGACCTGTTAGCGCGATCGGAGTTAGCCGACATCGCCGAAAAGGTCTTTGCAGGTGAGCGGCTGAGCGTGGATGACGGGGTGCGGTTGTATCAAACGCGCGACATTCTGGCGTTGGGTTACCTCGCCGATTATGTGCGGCGGCAACGGCATGGCGATAAAGCCTACTATGTCGTCAATGTGCACCTGAACTACAGCAATGTGTGCTTTGCGGGCTGCCCGTTTTGTGCGTTCGGGAAATTCATTGACGACCCTGACGCCTTTGAGTTCACGGTGGACGAGTATGTGGAACGGTTGGGACAAATGCTGTGGGACCGCGTGACGGAAGTGCACATCGTCGGCGGTCTGCACCCAGAGTTGCCCTTTGACTACTATGTGACGCTGGTGCGACGCATCAAGGAAGCCTTCCCCCATTTGCACATCAAAGCCTTCACGGCGGTGGAAATCCAGTTCTTCAGCGAAATTTCAGGGCTGAGCGTGCGGGAAGTTTTGGAGCGATTGATAGAGGCGGGGTTGGACAGTTTGCCTGGCGGCGGCGCGGAGGTGCTCAGCGATCGCTTGCACCGTGTCCTGTTCCCCCGCAAAGCGTCACCGCAGCAGTGGTTGCATGTCCATCGGGTCGCCCACACATTGGGGCTTAAGAGCAACGCCACGCTCCTCTACGGGCACATTGAAACGCCCGAAGAGAAAGCGCGGCATTTTGAGTTATTGCGGCAGTTGCAGGACGAAACGGGCGGCTTTTTGTGTTTCATCCCGCTGGCGTATCACCCAGCCAACACGCAACTGGGCGGCAAACCGACGACAGGCGTGCAGGACTTGAAGGAAGTTGCCATTGCACGGTTGATGCTGGACAACTTCCCCCATATCAAAGCCTATTGGATTTCGTTGGACCCCAAACTGGCGCAAGTGGCGCTGAGTTTCGGTGCGGACGATTTTGACGGCACGGTCGTCAACGAGAAAATCTTCCACATGGCGGGTGCCCAAAGCCCCTCGGAACTGACCGAAACGGAACTGCGTCGCCTCATCGTGGAAGCCGGGTTCGTGCCCGTTCGGCGCAACTCGCTCTACGAACCGATAGAGGGCGATATCGCGTTGGTCGGCTGA